One Spirochaeta africana DSM 8902 genomic window carries:
- a CDS encoding DUF5312 family protein: MEEPAASDGGAISLLDRLFSFFNGDSDPERIKKRKLKQLGKSLNKQKYKFYKVRTAEAQPGLAKLFFEIYKLLSPAQQILQGAESSQAIKSIVIESYLSKDLLELLEAFSEQSIRELTQKHDTKKVASIMKDNIITFFGAFDGAMVRDIQQTYFLVSAFIELVRFDYYFLLKKFDSAIQEHNISYSPKFDSINAEYVVDDLKEFVDVLQVMPIDGDWDKVFDVLTQYRGVELVDRSKWKKLLGQLSAVRKSGVLVQIVQHAGKDPDFAPLKKASVEKIVEPYLNKLKSQTEITIQKILQEQRNSKVEQLVQKVFGTTAIHRTKHYTEKANMMFSKRMMGGFVHTAPMNYLKAFLIDYFKRDIRELHDLLVIRGQWSSQMMSNQLSAAFHEVMDVSQKVIAFDESLAEEGELGMKLKKAMGKVVEKDPATAKLLRQLLDEINKKAKHYIAHASQNLIQLGKGLKSVIEDYTTKDDPLILNWREVESASEEPIDERMKAAYAKMYYFVQLMQIYVKGE; encoded by the coding sequence ATGGAAGAACCTGCAGCCTCGGATGGTGGGGCCATTTCGCTGCTGGATAGGCTGTTTTCGTTTTTTAACGGTGACAGCGATCCCGAACGCATAAAAAAGCGCAAACTCAAGCAGCTGGGCAAAAGCCTGAACAAACAGAAGTACAAATTCTACAAGGTTCGTACCGCAGAGGCGCAGCCGGGGCTGGCCAAACTGTTTTTCGAGATCTACAAGCTGCTCTCACCGGCCCAGCAGATTCTGCAGGGGGCGGAGAGTTCCCAGGCGATCAAGTCGATTGTGATCGAGTCCTACCTCAGCAAAGATCTGCTTGAGCTGCTGGAGGCCTTCAGCGAGCAGTCAATCCGCGAGCTTACCCAGAAGCATGACACCAAGAAGGTGGCATCGATCATGAAGGACAACATCATCACCTTTTTTGGTGCCTTCGATGGGGCAATGGTGCGAGATATTCAGCAGACCTACTTTCTGGTGTCGGCATTCATCGAGCTGGTGCGATTTGACTACTATTTCCTCCTCAAGAAGTTTGACTCGGCTATCCAGGAACACAATATCTCGTACAGCCCCAAATTCGACTCGATTAATGCCGAGTATGTTGTCGATGATCTGAAGGAGTTTGTCGATGTCCTGCAGGTTATGCCGATAGACGGTGACTGGGACAAGGTATTTGACGTCTTGACCCAGTACCGGGGTGTGGAGCTGGTGGACCGCAGCAAATGGAAAAAGCTGCTCGGTCAGCTGTCCGCGGTGCGCAAGTCCGGCGTGCTGGTCCAGATTGTGCAACACGCCGGCAAGGATCCTGATTTTGCCCCGCTAAAAAAAGCCTCGGTGGAAAAGATTGTCGAGCCGTATCTGAATAAACTGAAATCCCAGACAGAGATCACGATCCAGAAGATCCTGCAGGAGCAGCGCAACAGCAAGGTTGAACAGCTGGTGCAGAAGGTCTTTGGCACTACCGCTATCCATCGGACCAAGCACTACACCGAAAAGGCCAACATGATGTTCAGCAAACGCATGATGGGCGGTTTTGTGCACACCGCACCGATGAACTACCTGAAGGCCTTCCTGATTGATTACTTCAAGCGGGATATCCGTGAGCTGCATGATCTGCTGGTAATACGCGGCCAGTGGTCGTCGCAGATGATGTCGAATCAGCTGTCGGCCGCTTTCCACGAGGTCATGGACGTGAGCCAGAAGGTGATTGCGTTTGATGAATCCCTGGCAGAAGAGGGCGAACTTGGCATGAAGCTCAAAAAAGCGATGGGGAAGGTGGTGGAGAAGGATCCCGCCACTGCCAAGCTGCTGCGTCAGCTGCTGGACGAGATTAACAAAAAGGCCAAACACTATATTGCGCACGCATCCCAGAACCTTATCCAGCTCGGCAAGGGGCTCAAGAGTGTTATCGAGGACTACACGACCAAGGATGACCCGCTGATCCTGAACTGGCGCGAGGTGGAGTCTGCCTCGGAAGAGCCGATAGATGAGCGGATGAAGGCTGCTTACGCCAAGATGTATTACTTTGTACAGCTGATGCAGATCTACGTGAAGGGCGAGTAG